The Flavobacterium marginilacus genome window below encodes:
- a CDS encoding PDDEXK nuclease domain-containing protein gives MQILDNEYKQWLFELKSKIRSSQIKATLALNAHLVSFYWELGKMIAEKQKTSPWGSKLLDQISKDLKVEFPEMKGFSVTNLKYCKLFYLQFTNSPQVGDELNIISPQAGDDYLFSLLKQIPWGHIKLIIDKVKDNKVVQFYAQQTIENAWGRETLALQIKSQLFARQGKSITNFKNTLPEPLSDLAQQTLKDPYVFDFVTMFPKMKERDLEKQLVTQISKFLLELGKGFAFVGQQYPLEIGEKEYFLDLLFYHIKLKCYVVVELKNTAFIPEYTGKMNFYLSAVDTLLKQDDDKPTIGILLCRDKNNIEAEFALRDINKPIGISEFLFTEILPEELKSSLPTIEEIENELLNRTDTSDE, from the coding sequence ATGCAAATACTAGACAACGAATACAAACAATGGCTCTTTGAATTAAAATCAAAAATCCGTTCGTCTCAAATAAAAGCGACATTGGCATTGAATGCGCATTTAGTGTCATTTTATTGGGAATTAGGCAAAATGATTGCCGAAAAACAAAAAACATCTCCGTGGGGAAGTAAATTATTAGACCAAATTTCAAAAGACTTAAAAGTGGAATTCCCTGAAATGAAAGGGTTTTCTGTTACAAATCTTAAATATTGTAAATTGTTCTATCTTCAATTTACAAATAGTCCTCAAGTTGGGGACGAATTAAATATAATTAGTCCTCAAGCTGGGGACGACTATTTATTTTCACTGCTAAAACAAATTCCTTGGGGACATATCAAACTTATTATCGATAAGGTAAAGGACAATAAAGTGGTTCAATTTTATGCCCAACAAACTATAGAGAATGCGTGGGGAAGAGAAACTTTAGCCCTGCAAATCAAATCGCAATTATTTGCAAGACAAGGAAAATCGATAACCAATTTCAAAAATACCCTGCCAGAACCGCTGTCCGATTTGGCACAGCAAACGCTAAAAGATCCTTATGTTTTCGATTTCGTAACGATGTTTCCAAAAATGAAAGAGCGTGATTTAGAAAAACAATTGGTCACACAAATCTCTAAATTCTTATTGGAGCTTGGCAAAGGTTTTGCTTTTGTAGGACAGCAATACCCACTCGAAATTGGCGAAAAAGAATACTTTTTAGATTTACTGTTCTACCACATCAAACTGAAATGTTATGTAGTGGTTGAATTAAAAAACACCGCTTTTATCCCCGAATATACAGGAAAAATGAATTTTTATCTCTCGGCAGTCGATACGCTTTTGAAACAAGACGATGACAAACCGACCATAGGAATACTATTGTGCCGAGACAAAAACAATATCGAAGCCGAATTTGCCTTACGGGACATCAACAAGCCTATAGGCATTAGCGAATTTTTGTTTACCGAAATCCTACCCGAAGAACTAAAAAGCAGTTTGCCGACCATTGAAGAAATTGAAAACGAATTACTA
- a CDS encoding type I restriction-modification system subunit M — protein MNQSVHNKLVSFIWSIADDCLRDVYVRGKYRDVILPMVVLRRLDALLEPTKDAVMEELAFQRDEAGFTEWDENGLRGVSGYVFYNTSEWTLQRLHNTATNSQQLLQANFEDYLNGFSSNVKEIIEKFKLRSQIRHMATKDVLLDVLEKFTSPDINLTPFEKLDSNGRKLPALSNLGMGYVFEELIRKFNEENNEEAGEHFTPREVIDLMTHIIFDPIKNNLPPVMTIYDPACGSGGMLTEAQNFIKDEEGEIRAINSDVYLYGKEINDETYAICKSDMMIKGNNPENIRVGSTLSTDEFAGTTFDFMLSNPPYGKSWASEQKYIKDGKDIIDTRFQIKLKNYWGIEEDADAIPRSSDGQLLFLMEMVSKMKPLSHSKTGTRIASVHNGSSLFTGDAGGGESNIRRYIIENDWLEAIVQLPNNLFYNTGITTYIWILSNNKTDNRKGKVQLIDAGQLYRKLRKNLGNKNCEFAPEHISEIVKTYTDLQAIERKAAEGIASKVFDNSDFGYYKVTIERPKRLKAQFTTERIAELRFDKSLREPMQWVYKTYGEAIYTEIRQHEKAITDWCEKQELNLNAKQLKALTTEALWKKQFDLMTLGTTLMDAVGTAEYNDFNSFKDKVAAVVKINKLKVSASELNAVYNVISCYDANAEKVVKSIVKLAGDKLKQLLEKLDCTEKELPNYGFYPTAKKGEFLTYETESDLRDTENVPLKESIYDYFLREVQPHVSEAWINLEATKIGCEISFNKYFYQHKPLRSIAEVTNDIIDLERQSDGLIAEILAL, from the coding sequence CCGTGACGTTATTTTACCAATGGTCGTACTTCGCCGTTTAGACGCTTTACTTGAACCAACCAAAGACGCTGTGATGGAAGAACTGGCTTTCCAGCGTGATGAAGCTGGATTTACCGAATGGGATGAAAACGGATTACGAGGAGTTTCAGGTTATGTATTTTACAACACCAGTGAATGGACTTTACAGCGTTTGCACAATACTGCAACCAATAGCCAACAACTGCTGCAAGCTAATTTTGAGGATTATTTGAACGGTTTCAGCAGCAACGTAAAAGAAATTATCGAAAAATTCAAATTACGAAGCCAAATCCGACACATGGCAACTAAAGATGTGCTGCTGGATGTATTGGAAAAATTCACCTCTCCAGATATTAATCTTACTCCTTTTGAGAAATTAGACAGTAACGGCAGAAAACTTCCGGCACTTTCTAATTTAGGAATGGGCTATGTTTTTGAAGAACTGATTAGAAAGTTTAACGAAGAAAATAATGAAGAAGCAGGAGAGCACTTTACACCTCGTGAAGTAATCGACCTGATGACGCACATTATTTTTGACCCTATCAAAAACAATTTACCGCCTGTTATGACCATTTACGACCCGGCATGTGGCAGCGGCGGTATGCTGACCGAAGCTCAAAATTTCATTAAAGATGAAGAAGGCGAAATTCGTGCCATCAATTCGGATGTGTATTTGTACGGAAAGGAAATCAATGACGAAACCTATGCCATCTGTAAATCGGATATGATGATTAAGGGAAACAATCCCGAAAACATTCGTGTCGGTTCTACCCTATCTACCGATGAATTTGCAGGAACTACTTTCGATTTTATGCTTTCCAATCCGCCTTATGGGAAATCCTGGGCAAGTGAGCAAAAATACATCAAAGACGGAAAAGATATAATTGATACTCGTTTTCAAATCAAATTAAAAAATTATTGGGGAATCGAAGAAGATGCCGATGCCATTCCGCGTTCTTCGGATGGACAGCTGTTGTTTTTAATGGAAATGGTCAGCAAAATGAAACCACTTTCTCATAGCAAAACAGGAACACGTATTGCTTCCGTTCATAACGGCAGCAGTTTGTTTACAGGTGATGCAGGAGGCGGCGAAAGCAATATCCGCCGTTATATTATCGAAAACGACTGGCTCGAAGCCATTGTGCAATTACCCAATAACTTATTTTACAATACAGGAATTACCACCTACATTTGGATTTTAAGCAATAACAAAACGGACAATCGTAAAGGTAAAGTGCAACTGATTGATGCCGGACAATTATACCGAAAACTGCGCAAGAATTTAGGAAACAAAAACTGTGAGTTCGCTCCGGAACACATTTCTGAAATTGTAAAAACCTATACCGATTTGCAAGCGATTGAAAGAAAGGCTGCTGAAGGTATTGCCTCCAAAGTTTTCGACAACTCTGATTTTGGCTACTACAAAGTAACTATCGAAAGACCAAAACGATTAAAAGCACAGTTCACAACAGAGCGCATTGCCGAATTGCGTTTTGATAAAAGCCTGCGTGAACCGATGCAATGGGTGTATAAAACCTATGGTGAAGCGATTTACACCGAAATCAGACAACACGAAAAAGCTATTACCGATTGGTGCGAAAAGCAGGAACTCAACCTCAACGCCAAACAATTGAAAGCGTTGACTACCGAGGCACTTTGGAAAAAACAATTCGATCTAATGACCTTGGGTACTACGCTAATGGATGCAGTAGGAACAGCCGAATACAATGACTTTAACAGCTTCAAAGATAAAGTAGCTGCTGTAGTTAAAATCAATAAATTAAAGGTAAGTGCTTCTGAACTAAACGCTGTTTACAATGTTATTTCGTGCTACGATGCCAATGCAGAAAAAGTTGTAAAAAGCATCGTAAAACTAGCAGGAGACAAACTAAAGCAACTGCTTGAAAAGTTAGACTGTACCGAAAAAGAGCTGCCTAATTATGGTTTTTATCCAACGGCTAAAAAAGGAGAATTCCTGACCTATGAAACTGAAAGTGATTTACGTGACACCGAAAATGTACCGCTAAAAGAATCGATTTACGATTACTTTTTACGCGAAGTACAACCACACGTTTCTGAAGCCTGGATAAATCTGGAGGCAACCAAAATTGGCTGCGAGATAAGCTTTAATAAATATTTCTACCAACACAAACCTTTGCGCAGCATTGCAGAAGTGACTAACGATATTATTGATTTAGAAAGGCAAAGTGATGGATTGATTGCAGAAATATTGGCTTTATAA